The following are from one region of the Longimicrobiaceae bacterium genome:
- a CDS encoding DPP IV N-terminal domain-containing protein, giving the protein MSAREISRDLRAVSLLGALTLHPLLAVPATAQGTLEDYQRAAQFYGERADELVFYESVNPGWIGEEGERFWYRRDHPDGTSEFVLVDPTTATRQPAFDHERLAAALSRALGEEVLPGEFPFRSIEFNEAADSIEFGVEEVRWQCSLADYDCIERPGEPRMRGRSPDDHWQAFVRGYNLWVRSLETGEEIQLTDDGERHWGYATPLPNPLNLIEERSQEIEQPSAVFWSPDSAYLLTYRIDSRKAGKLTVVQHAPEYRMRPVSYQYVYPLPQDSVLPTAEPVLFAIDGWRRIPVKMEPIEMQYYGGVGFRWNEDGSRALAIVADRGYTRQQVRAIEPATGEVRVVLEEVGDPIVDTSRGTILRELESGLLLWGSERDGYNHLYLVDGGSGKVVRQLTRGPWVVNDVERVDEEAGKIYFTARGREPNRDPYLLHAYSIGLDGEGLTLLTPEPADHDVEFSPGGDYLVDTYSTVREPPVTVVRRVSDGSVVMELERADISRLLATGWKAPEPFRVKARDGETDIYGLLWFPSNFDPNRKYPIVEQIYTGPHGFFTPKRFDAYRSSVQAIAELGFIGFMVDGLGTAGRGREFQRLSFRNLGDSGFEDHIGALQQLAAERPYLDLTRVGIYGHSAGGYSAARALLAHPEFYTVGVASAGNHDHQLDKAWWNTQWMGYPIGPHYQAQSNLALAHRLQGHLLLAHGDIDENVPVSATIRMAQALIEANKDFDLIIMPNQPHSFGNHPYFTRRRWDYFVRHLLGVEPPEFDLRGKQEVEEEES; this is encoded by the coding sequence ATGAGCGCACGGGAGATCAGCCGGGACCTGCGCGCCGTGTCGTTGCTTGGCGCGCTGACGCTGCATCCCCTCCTCGCCGTACCCGCCACAGCACAGGGAACGCTCGAGGACTACCAGCGGGCTGCGCAGTTCTACGGGGAGCGGGCGGACGAGCTGGTCTTCTACGAGTCGGTGAACCCGGGGTGGATCGGGGAGGAGGGGGAGCGCTTCTGGTACCGCCGCGATCACCCGGACGGCACCAGCGAGTTCGTGCTTGTCGACCCGACCACGGCTACGCGCCAGCCGGCCTTCGATCACGAGCGGCTGGCGGCCGCGCTGTCGCGGGCGCTCGGGGAGGAGGTCCTGCCCGGCGAGTTTCCCTTCCGGTCGATCGAATTCAACGAGGCCGCCGACAGCATCGAGTTCGGGGTGGAGGAGGTGCGCTGGCAGTGCTCCCTGGCCGACTACGACTGCATCGAGCGTCCCGGCGAACCGCGCATGCGGGGCCGATCGCCCGACGACCACTGGCAGGCCTTTGTGCGGGGCTACAACCTGTGGGTGCGCTCGCTGGAGACGGGCGAGGAAATCCAGCTCACCGACGACGGGGAGCGGCACTGGGGCTACGCGACTCCGCTCCCCAACCCGCTGAACCTCATCGAGGAGCGTAGCCAGGAGATCGAGCAGCCCTCCGCGGTCTTCTGGTCGCCCGACTCCGCCTATCTCCTGACGTACCGCATCGATTCGCGGAAGGCGGGAAAGCTGACCGTAGTGCAGCACGCGCCGGAGTACCGGATGCGTCCCGTCAGCTACCAGTACGTCTATCCCCTGCCGCAGGACTCGGTGCTGCCGACGGCCGAGCCGGTGCTTTTCGCCATCGATGGGTGGCGGCGCATTCCGGTGAAGATGGAGCCGATCGAGATGCAGTATTACGGCGGCGTCGGCTTCCGCTGGAACGAGGACGGCTCTCGTGCGCTGGCGATCGTGGCCGATCGGGGCTACACCCGGCAGCAGGTGCGCGCGATCGAACCGGCGACCGGCGAGGTGCGGGTGGTGCTCGAAGAGGTGGGCGATCCGATCGTGGACACCTCACGCGGGACGATCCTGCGCGAGCTGGAAAGCGGTCTGCTGCTCTGGGGCTCGGAGCGGGACGGCTACAACCACCTCTATCTCGTCGACGGCGGGTCCGGAAAGGTGGTGCGCCAGCTCACGCGGGGCCCCTGGGTCGTCAACGACGTCGAGCGGGTGGACGAGGAAGCGGGGAAGATCTACTTCACCGCCCGCGGACGCGAGCCCAACCGCGACCCTTACCTGCTGCACGCCTATTCGATCGGCCTCGACGGCGAAGGGCTGACCCTGCTCACCCCCGAGCCGGCGGACCACGACGTGGAGTTCTCCCCGGGCGGCGACTACCTTGTCGACACCTACTCCACCGTGCGCGAGCCTCCGGTGACGGTGGTTCGGCGGGTCTCGGACGGATCGGTGGTGATGGAGCTCGAGAGGGCCGACATCAGCCGGCTGCTGGCCACGGGGTGGAAAGCCCCCGAGCCCTTCCGGGTCAAGGCGCGGGACGGCGAGACCGACATCTACGGCCTGCTCTGGTTCCCGTCGAACTTCGACCCGAACCGGAAGTACCCCATCGTCGAGCAGATCTACACCGGCCCGCACGGCTTCTTCACCCCGAAGCGGTTCGACGCCTACCGGAGCAGCGTCCAGGCGATCGCGGAGCTGGGGTTCATCGGCTTCATGGTGGACGGCCTGGGGACGGCCGGGCGGGGGCGAGAGTTTCAGCGCCTGTCCTTCCGCAACCTGGGAGACAGCGGCTTCGAGGACCACATCGGGGCGCTGCAGCAGCTCGCCGCCGAGAGGCCGTACCTGGATCTCACCCGGGTGGGGATCTACGGTCACTCGGCGGGCGGCTACAGCGCTGCCCGTGCACTGCTGGCCCACCCCGAGTTCTACACCGTCGGTGTAGCCTCGGCGGGCAACCATGATCACCAGCTAGACAAGGCCTGGTGGAACACCCAGTGGATGGGTTACCCGATCGGGCCGCACTACCAGGCGCAGTCCAACTTAGCCCTGGCGCATCGGCTGCAGGGCCACCTCCTGCTGGCGCACGGCGATATCGACGAGAACGTCCCCGTCTCGGCCACCATCCGCATGGCGCAGGCGTTGATCGAGGCGAACAAGGATTTCGACCTGATCATCATGCCCAACCAGCCGCACAGCTTCGGCAACCATCCGTATTTCACGCGGCGGCGCTGGGACTACTTCGTGCGGCACCTGCTGGGGGTGGAGCCGCCGGAGTTTGATCTGAGGGGGAAGCAGGAGGTGGAGGAGGAGGAAAGTTGA
- a CDS encoding DUF885 family protein, translating into MRPPFVIAVLTLAFPTLAVAQSSQSARSPVLARGWEKPVPELSALVAFDRGRSELESAVRRFQEDRAALHRRYDVEYSPVVRDRLKRFYLGWQQALEAADFASLSLEAQIDHILLRHQVEFELALLQERERHEREMYILLPFASRIQQLQLARRERRDVDPRAAAQELADLAKVVDSLTHLVEGSADSARELRAVSKVVAYRSAEHLATLRNTLNSWYGFYAGYDPLFTWWTEKPHAALDSALQRYREIIRRELVGIRPGEIDPIIGDPIGAEGLEAHLKHEMIPYTAEELIAIAEKEFEWCEAELLRASNEMGFGDDWKAAQEAVKRTAVPPGQKPGVVRDIAYESEAFIQRDSSITVPPLASEIWRIEMMSPERQLVNPFFLGGEVIRVSYPTDDMEHEDKLMSMRGNNPHFNRATVHHELIPGHHLQGFMRQRFNEHRDVFSTPFWVEGWSLYWEMVLWDKGFPRGPEDRIGMLFWRMHRAARIIFSLRFHLGTMTPEEAVDFLVERVGHERANAEAEVRRSFIGSYSPLYQAAYMLGGMQLRALRAELVDSGRMSERDFHDAIMQGGSMPIEMVRARLLGQPLPEDYTTSWRFAGDPL; encoded by the coding sequence ATGCGTCCTCCGTTCGTGATTGCCGTCCTCACGCTCGCCTTTCCAACCCTTGCGGTCGCGCAGTCCTCCCAGTCGGCCCGATCCCCAGTCCTCGCGCGAGGCTGGGAAAAGCCGGTGCCGGAGCTCTCCGCCCTGGTGGCCTTCGACCGCGGTCGGAGCGAGCTCGAGTCGGCGGTGCGACGATTCCAGGAGGACCGCGCGGCGCTCCATCGGCGGTACGACGTCGAGTACTCGCCGGTGGTTCGCGACCGCCTGAAGCGCTTCTACCTGGGCTGGCAGCAGGCGCTCGAGGCGGCGGATTTCGCTTCGCTCAGCCTGGAGGCGCAAATCGACCATATCCTCCTGCGACACCAGGTGGAGTTCGAGCTGGCGTTGCTGCAGGAGCGCGAACGCCATGAGCGGGAGATGTATATCCTGCTCCCCTTTGCCTCGCGGATCCAGCAGTTGCAGCTCGCCCGACGCGAGCGCCGCGACGTGGACCCGCGAGCCGCGGCGCAGGAGCTGGCGGACCTGGCGAAAGTGGTCGACTCGCTTACCCACCTCGTGGAGGGCTCCGCCGACTCCGCCCGCGAGCTACGCGCGGTCTCCAAGGTGGTGGCGTATCGCTCCGCCGAGCACCTCGCGACCCTGCGCAACACCCTCAACTCCTGGTACGGCTTCTACGCCGGCTACGACCCGCTCTTCACCTGGTGGACCGAGAAGCCCCACGCGGCGCTGGATTCCGCGCTGCAGAGGTACCGCGAGATCATTCGCCGGGAGCTGGTGGGGATCCGGCCGGGGGAGATCGATCCGATCATCGGCGATCCGATCGGCGCGGAAGGGCTCGAGGCCCATCTGAAGCACGAGATGATCCCCTACACCGCCGAGGAGCTGATCGCCATCGCGGAAAAGGAGTTCGAGTGGTGCGAGGCGGAGTTGCTGCGCGCCTCGAATGAGATGGGGTTTGGCGACGACTGGAAGGCGGCCCAGGAGGCGGTCAAGCGAACCGCCGTGCCACCCGGGCAGAAGCCGGGGGTGGTGCGCGATATCGCCTACGAATCCGAGGCGTTCATCCAGCGGGACAGCTCCATCACCGTGCCGCCGCTGGCGAGCGAGATCTGGCGCATCGAGATGATGTCGCCCGAGCGACAGCTGGTGAACCCCTTCTTCCTGGGCGGAGAGGTCATCCGGGTGTCGTACCCGACCGACGATATGGAGCACGAGGACAAGCTGATGAGCATGCGGGGGAACAACCCGCACTTCAACCGCGCCACCGTCCACCACGAGCTCATCCCCGGGCATCACCTGCAGGGCTTCATGCGCCAGCGCTTCAACGAGCACCGCGACGTCTTCTCCACTCCGTTCTGGGTGGAGGGATGGTCGCTCTACTGGGAGATGGTGCTCTGGGACAAGGGCTTCCCTCGCGGCCCCGAAGACCGGATCGGGATGCTCTTCTGGAGGATGCATCGGGCGGCGCGGATCATCTTCTCGCTCCGCTTCCACCTGGGCACGATGACCCCCGAGGAGGCGGTGGACTTCCTGGTGGAGCGCGTCGGCCACGAGCGGGCGAACGCCGAGGCCGAGGTGCGGCGATCCTTCATCGGCTCGTATTCGCCGCTCTACCAGGCGGCCTACATGCTTGGCGGGATGCAGCTTCGCGCGCTGCGCGCCGAGCTGGTCGACAGCGGTCGCATGTCCGAGCGGGACTTCCACGATGCGATCATGCAGGGAGGGAGCATGCCTATCGAGATGGTGCGCGCCCGCCTGCTGGGGCAGCCACTTCCGGAGGACTACACCACCTCCTGGCGCTTCGCGGGGGATCCGCTATGA
- a CDS encoding dihydrodipicolinate synthase family protein, with translation MDREQWSGVMPAITTPFKEDGSVDLAFIQEHAQRLVGAGCTGVVALGSLGEANTLTFEEKVAIVRALRDALDRSVPVVAGIAGLATQECVQLAQAAREAGADGLMVLPPYVYRGDWRETEAHFSAVLQATPLSCMLYNNPIAYGTDVVAPQIAQLAREHRNLHAVKESGGDVRRVSAIRELLGDEIRIFVGIDDLIVESVAVGATGWIAGLVNALPEESVRLFNLAISGDRERALQLYDWFLPLLRFDTVPKFVQLIKLVQRAVGLGSERVRPPRLPLVGEELAAAEKLIEERLGHPARAAAA, from the coding sequence ATGGATAGGGAGCAGTGGAGCGGTGTGATGCCGGCGATCACCACCCCCTTCAAGGAAGATGGTTCGGTGGACCTCGCCTTCATCCAGGAGCACGCCCAGCGATTGGTGGGGGCGGGGTGCACCGGAGTCGTTGCGTTGGGTTCGCTCGGCGAGGCGAACACGCTGACCTTCGAGGAGAAGGTGGCCATCGTCCGTGCGCTGCGCGACGCGCTCGACCGCTCCGTGCCGGTGGTGGCGGGGATCGCGGGACTGGCGACCCAGGAGTGCGTCCAGCTCGCGCAGGCGGCCCGGGAGGCGGGCGCCGACGGGTTGATGGTGCTCCCGCCCTACGTCTACCGCGGGGACTGGCGCGAGACGGAAGCGCACTTCTCAGCGGTGCTGCAGGCGACGCCGCTCTCCTGCATGCTCTACAACAACCCCATCGCCTATGGCACCGACGTGGTCGCGCCGCAAATCGCCCAGCTCGCGCGCGAGCACCGCAACCTGCATGCGGTCAAGGAGTCGGGGGGCGATGTGCGCCGGGTGAGCGCGATCCGGGAGCTCCTTGGCGACGAGATCCGGATCTTCGTTGGGATCGACGATCTGATCGTCGAGTCGGTAGCCGTAGGGGCGACCGGGTGGATCGCGGGGCTGGTGAATGCCCTGCCGGAGGAATCGGTGCGCCTCTTCAACCTGGCCATTTCCGGAGACCGCGAGCGGGCGCTGCAACTCTATGACTGGTTCCTTCCCCTGCTGCGGTTCGACACCGTGCCCAAGTTCGTGCAGCTCATCAAGCTCGTGCAGCGTGCCGTTGGTCTCGGCAGCGAACGCGTCCGTCCGCCACGTCTGCCCCTCGTGGGCGAGGAGCTCGCGGCCGCCGAAAAGCTGATCGAGGAGCGGCTGGGCCACCCGGCACGGGCGGCAGCAGCCTGA